A single region of the Acuticoccus sediminis genome encodes:
- a CDS encoding ABC transporter permease, which produces MSAASGTLSVRAGAGEPLLRLARPVVGVAIFLIAAEALVSVLDLPVTTVPRPSVIAAEIARAPSTYAGAVWRTFLESFLGFVAGGIFGVATGVVFSRSRTLREMFLPLFVISQTIPVIAFGSIIVLWFGNTLLAKGVIAFYLSFFPVTVNTLIGFRAVDPQQVALMRSFGASEGQLLRRLFLPTALPQIFVALRLGAALSLVGAIVGEWFGDVTGLGVLLLQAMYNENYAALWAAIVLSAVLGLALYGLVALAERRIVFWGSEQ; this is translated from the coding sequence ATGTCCGCCGCGTCCGGTACCCTTTCGGTCCGCGCTGGCGCGGGCGAGCCTCTCCTGAGGCTCGCCCGTCCCGTCGTTGGTGTCGCCATCTTCCTCATCGCGGCCGAGGCCCTCGTCTCCGTCCTCGACCTGCCGGTGACGACCGTCCCGCGCCCCAGCGTCATCGCGGCGGAAATCGCCCGCGCGCCGTCGACCTATGCCGGCGCGGTGTGGCGAACGTTCCTGGAATCGTTCCTCGGCTTCGTCGCCGGCGGCATCTTCGGCGTCGCGACCGGCGTCGTCTTTTCCCGATCGCGCACGCTGCGGGAGATGTTCCTGCCGCTCTTCGTCATCTCCCAGACGATCCCGGTGATCGCCTTCGGCTCGATCATCGTGCTCTGGTTCGGCAACACGCTGCTCGCCAAGGGCGTCATCGCCTTCTACCTCTCGTTCTTCCCGGTGACCGTGAACACCCTGATCGGATTCCGCGCCGTCGACCCGCAGCAGGTCGCGCTGATGCGCTCCTTCGGCGCCAGCGAGGGCCAGCTCCTGCGGCGCCTCTTCCTGCCCACCGCGCTGCCGCAGATCTTCGTCGCCCTGCGCCTCGGCGCCGCGCTCAGCCTCGTCGGCGCCATCGTCGGCGAATGGTTCGGCGACGTCACCGGCCTCGGCGTCCTCCTCCTGCAGGCGATGTACAACGAGAACTACGCGGCCCTCTGGGCGGCCATCGTCCTCTCCGCCGTCCTCGGCCTCGCCCTCTACGGCCTCGTCGCCCTCGCCGAGCGGCGCATCGTCTTCTGGGGGTCGGAGCAATGA
- a CDS encoding hydantoinase/carbamoylase family amidase, giving the protein MTLSIDADRLWSRLMALGEDGARPEGGVNRQALSAEEFAAWRRVIGWGAEAGMTPATDAAGNLFLTLAGADSDAAPVLIGSHIDSQPTGGLFDGTFGTLAALEAATVIAEAGTVPTRPIRVVAWMNEEGSRFAPGMMGSALFAGRRTEAATFAVRDADGVSVGEALAALHAAFADVPRLPLGFPVHAYVEPHIEQAEALEQAGNVIGVVTGIQGKVTFEVTVTGREQHAGTTPIGQRRDALQAFVRVAAGMQAAAMRVGEPVRFTIGRVEVTPNAPSVIPGRVVFRIDLRYPDNDTLGALAAELEAIAAREAEPCEVRTVRLVDEPSNGFDPALMAAIERAAERHDVPAQRLLSAAGHDARHIAPLAPSAMIFIPCRGGISHHPDEWAEKDHVAAGAAVLLDVVAEAAGVR; this is encoded by the coding sequence ATGACCCTCTCCATCGACGCCGACCGGCTGTGGTCGCGGCTCATGGCGCTTGGCGAGGACGGCGCCCGGCCGGAGGGCGGTGTGAACCGCCAGGCGCTCTCGGCCGAGGAGTTCGCGGCGTGGCGCCGGGTGATTGGCTGGGGCGCCGAGGCGGGCATGACGCCCGCGACCGACGCGGCGGGCAATCTCTTCCTGACGCTCGCCGGCGCCGATTCCGACGCCGCGCCCGTCCTCATCGGCAGCCACATCGACAGCCAGCCGACGGGCGGCCTCTTCGATGGCACGTTCGGCACGCTCGCCGCGCTGGAGGCCGCGACCGTTATCGCCGAGGCCGGGACCGTCCCGACGCGCCCGATCCGCGTCGTCGCCTGGATGAACGAGGAAGGGAGCCGCTTCGCCCCGGGGATGATGGGATCTGCCCTCTTCGCCGGCCGCCGCACCGAGGCGGCGACCTTCGCGGTCAGGGACGCGGACGGCGTCAGCGTCGGCGAGGCGCTCGCCGCGCTCCATGCCGCCTTCGCGGATGTCCCCCGCCTGCCGCTCGGCTTCCCGGTCCACGCCTACGTCGAGCCGCACATCGAGCAGGCCGAGGCGCTGGAGCAGGCCGGGAACGTCATCGGCGTCGTCACCGGCATCCAGGGCAAGGTCACCTTCGAGGTCACCGTCACCGGCCGCGAGCAGCACGCCGGAACGACGCCCATCGGCCAGCGCCGCGACGCGCTGCAGGCGTTCGTGCGGGTGGCCGCAGGGATGCAGGCGGCGGCGATGCGGGTCGGCGAGCCGGTCCGCTTCACCATCGGCCGCGTCGAGGTGACGCCGAACGCGCCGAGCGTCATCCCCGGACGCGTCGTCTTCCGCATCGACCTGCGCTACCCCGACAACGACACCCTCGGCGCGCTCGCGGCGGAGCTGGAAGCGATCGCCGCGCGCGAGGCGGAGCCGTGCGAGGTCCGGACGGTGCGGCTGGTGGACGAGCCGTCGAACGGCTTCGACCCGGCGCTGATGGCGGCGATCGAGCGGGCCGCGGAACGGCACGATGTCCCGGCGCAACGGCTGTTGTCGGCGGCGGGGCACGACGCGCGGCACATCGCGCCGCTGGCGCCGTCGGCGATGATTTTCATTCCCTGCCGCGGCGGCATCAGCCATCATCCGGACGAGTGGGCGGAGAAAGATCACGTCGCCGCCGGCGCGGCCGTACTTCTTGACGTCGTCGCCGAGGCGGCCGGCGTCCGCTGA
- a CDS encoding alpha/beta fold hydrolase: MYVTARDGTKLYVEEAGAGTPILFIHEFGGNYDAWEPQMSYFARRHRCITYAARGYAPSDIPADVERYSQAIAVTDAIDVLNGLGIEKAHIVGLSMGGFATVHFGLEAPERALSLTVAGAGYGCEKSTEEYFRGVSLKVAENFAADPVNFAKIYAEGASRVQFQNKDPRGWAAFAERLARHDPVGAANTMRGVQARRPSFWDLEDRLKMMDVPTLVVVGDEDDHCLQPGIFLKRTIPACGLVVMPKTGHTLNLEEPAAFNALVAEFIAEAEAGAWTRRDPRADPAQVMRTD; the protein is encoded by the coding sequence ATGTACGTGACCGCACGCGACGGAACGAAGCTCTACGTGGAGGAGGCCGGCGCCGGCACCCCGATCCTCTTCATCCACGAGTTCGGCGGAAACTACGACGCGTGGGAGCCGCAGATGTCGTACTTCGCCCGGCGCCACCGCTGCATCACCTACGCCGCGCGCGGCTACGCTCCGTCCGACATCCCCGCCGACGTCGAGCGCTACTCCCAGGCGATCGCGGTGACCGACGCCATCGACGTGCTGAACGGCCTCGGCATCGAGAAGGCGCACATCGTCGGCCTCTCCATGGGCGGCTTCGCCACGGTCCACTTCGGCCTCGAGGCGCCGGAACGGGCGCTGTCGCTGACGGTGGCGGGCGCCGGCTACGGCTGCGAGAAGTCCACCGAGGAGTATTTCCGCGGCGTCTCGCTGAAGGTCGCGGAGAACTTCGCCGCCGATCCGGTGAACTTCGCGAAGATCTACGCCGAGGGCGCGAGCCGGGTGCAGTTCCAGAACAAGGACCCGCGCGGCTGGGCGGCATTCGCCGAGCGCCTCGCCCGGCACGACCCGGTCGGCGCCGCCAACACCATGCGCGGCGTCCAGGCCCGCCGCCCGTCCTTCTGGGACCTCGAAGACCGCCTCAAGATGATGGACGTGCCGACCCTCGTCGTCGTCGGCGACGAGGACGACCACTGCCTGCAGCCGGGCATCTTCCTGAAGCGGACCATCCCCGCCTGCGGCCTCGTGGTGATGCCGAAGACCGGCCACACGCTGAACCTCGAGGAGCCGGCCGCGTTCAACGCGCTCGTCGCCGAGTTCATCGCCGAGGCCGAGGCCGGCGCCTGGACCCGGCGCGATCCCCGCGCCGACCCCGCCCAGGTGATGAGAACGGACTGA
- a CDS encoding TRAP transporter small permease subunit — protein sequence MRLLDRAIRLVDALIALLGRCAAFTVIGIIATILIEMIARGGFSRSQPWANDVTAWLLAALIFLGGPWALATGNFVRVDALYDRFSARTRAWIDTVISTALFALFCGTLLKFGWTFFARAYSVGETSANGNWGGPVWVAKGLLPLGAVLLILAWISHLYHAWRGDRDETREEGL from the coding sequence ATGAGACTGCTCGACCGAGCGATCCGCCTCGTGGACGCCCTCATCGCCTTGCTCGGCCGATGCGCGGCGTTCACCGTCATCGGCATCATCGCCACCATCCTCATCGAAATGATCGCCCGCGGCGGCTTCTCCCGCTCGCAGCCGTGGGCGAACGACGTCACCGCATGGCTCCTCGCCGCGCTGATCTTCCTGGGCGGGCCGTGGGCGCTCGCGACCGGCAACTTCGTGCGGGTCGACGCGCTCTACGACCGGTTCAGCGCACGCACGCGTGCATGGATCGACACGGTGATCTCCACCGCCCTCTTCGCCCTCTTCTGCGGCACGCTGCTGAAGTTCGGCTGGACCTTCTTCGCGCGGGCCTACTCGGTCGGCGAGACGTCGGCGAACGGGAACTGGGGCGGCCCGGTGTGGGTCGCGAAGGGTCTCCTGCCGCTCGGCGCTGTGCTCCTCATCCTCGCCTGGATCTCGCACCTCTACCACGCGTGGCGGGGCGACCGGGACGAGACGCGCGAGGAGGGCCTGTGA
- a CDS encoding cupin domain-containing protein, whose protein sequence is MKPINDMADLPVQHPEAPATAAEARGRYFNSGNAFNIKLPPVPPRIFTEEATRALAAEATGIIDCDQSAALGSEVAATTPFMLARYAVAKAGDTLELTLKTSASIWYVIKGAGELYCGEATVVVGAGDVLLLPGSVAAGLTATSDCVLWGVGNDPLMAFEGLTADLDAPAAAFVHYPAKEIARQLDLVYASDANTSTSGHALIFSAETTEHCRNISPMLTLSLNTLRPHAVQPPHRHNSAAITLAVAGDPAYTTVDGEKCHWSQWATLVTPPTAAHGHHNEGETRAEFLIVQDGGLYYRGRTMGLVNL, encoded by the coding sequence ATGAAGCCGATCAACGACATGGCGGACCTGCCGGTCCAGCACCCCGAGGCGCCGGCGACGGCGGCCGAGGCGCGCGGCCGCTACTTCAACTCCGGCAACGCCTTCAACATCAAGCTTCCGCCCGTCCCGCCCAGGATCTTCACCGAGGAGGCGACGCGCGCCCTCGCCGCCGAGGCGACGGGGATCATCGACTGCGACCAGTCCGCCGCCCTCGGCAGCGAGGTCGCGGCGACGACGCCCTTCATGCTGGCGCGCTACGCGGTCGCGAAGGCCGGCGACACGCTCGAGCTGACGCTGAAGACGAGCGCCTCGATCTGGTACGTCATCAAGGGCGCGGGCGAGCTTTATTGCGGTGAGGCAACCGTCGTTGTCGGCGCGGGCGACGTGCTGCTCCTTCCGGGGAGCGTCGCGGCGGGCTTGACGGCGACGTCCGACTGCGTCCTCTGGGGCGTCGGCAACGACCCGCTGATGGCGTTCGAGGGCCTGACGGCGGACCTGGACGCCCCGGCCGCGGCGTTCGTCCACTACCCGGCGAAGGAGATCGCGCGGCAGCTCGACCTCGTGTATGCGTCGGACGCGAATACGAGTACGTCCGGTCACGCGCTGATCTTCTCGGCCGAGACGACGGAGCACTGCCGCAACATCTCGCCGATGCTGACGCTGTCGCTCAACACGCTGCGACCGCATGCCGTGCAGCCGCCGCACCGGCACAATTCCGCAGCGATCACCCTCGCGGTCGCGGGCGACCCGGCGTACACCACGGTGGACGGCGAGAAATGCCACTGGTCGCAGTGGGCGACGCTGGTGACGCCGCCGACGGCGGCGCACGGCCACCACAACGAGGGCGAGACGCGGGCCGAATTCCTGATCGTCCAGGACGGCGGGCTCTACTATCGCGGCCGCACGATGGGTCTCGTCAACCTCTGA
- a CDS encoding ABC transporter substrate-binding protein, producing MHRRLALKTLTAIALCAGFSATAVAQDLTSATLRLKWLAQAQFAGFYVAVAKGYYKEEGIDLTINPGGPNLLTESLVASGADTFGLSGGTDSVMAARSKGLPIVSIGVAHQITPSVFVAKKDGPVKTIEDFKGKTVTTWFSGMQYVLQAVLTAEGIDPADVNMQPQQVSMTPFIEGQSDVATATRYNELYTVYQAIPPEEITTFVTEDYGVSFPRDTLIVNEETLADDPELVEGFLRASIKGWIYAFQNPEEAVDIVMEAAPTLNRDHQVYQLAEIKKLMLAGAVPENGLFYIDYDKIQSAHDLLVEGGMLPAPVDLKAAFVSGPLAAIPTEDKLP from the coding sequence ATGCATCGACGCCTCGCCCTCAAGACCCTCACCGCGATCGCCCTCTGCGCCGGGTTCAGTGCGACCGCCGTCGCGCAGGACCTGACCTCCGCAACCTTGCGCCTCAAGTGGCTCGCCCAGGCCCAGTTCGCCGGCTTCTACGTCGCGGTGGCCAAGGGCTACTACAAGGAGGAGGGCATCGACCTCACCATCAACCCGGGCGGCCCGAACCTCCTCACCGAGAGCCTCGTCGCCTCCGGCGCGGACACCTTCGGCCTCTCCGGCGGTACCGACAGCGTCATGGCCGCCCGCTCCAAGGGCCTGCCGATCGTCTCCATCGGCGTCGCGCACCAGATCACCCCGTCCGTCTTCGTCGCCAAGAAGGACGGCCCGGTGAAGACCATCGAGGACTTCAAGGGCAAGACGGTCACCACCTGGTTCTCCGGCATGCAGTACGTCCTGCAGGCCGTGCTGACGGCCGAGGGCATCGACCCGGCGGACGTGAACATGCAGCCGCAGCAGGTCTCCATGACCCCGTTCATCGAGGGCCAGAGCGACGTCGCGACCGCCACCCGCTACAACGAGCTCTATACCGTCTACCAGGCGATCCCGCCCGAGGAGATCACCACCTTCGTCACCGAGGACTACGGCGTCTCCTTCCCGCGTGACACCCTGATCGTCAACGAGGAGACCCTCGCCGACGACCCCGAGCTGGTCGAGGGCTTCCTGCGCGCCTCCATCAAGGGCTGGATCTACGCCTTCCAGAACCCGGAAGAGGCAGTCGACATCGTCATGGAAGCGGCCCCGACCCTCAACCGCGACCACCAGGTCTACCAGCTCGCCGAGATCAAGAAGCTGATGCTCGCCGGCGCGGTGCCCGAGAATGGCCTCTTCTACATCGACTACGACAAGATCCAGTCGGCCCACGACCTCCTCGTCGAAGGCGGCATGCTGCCCGCCCCGGTGGACCTGAAGGCCGCCTTCGTCAGCGGTCCGCTCGCCGCGATCCCGACCGAAGACAAGCTGCCCTGA
- a CDS encoding ABC transporter permease yields the protein MTERARAPARRLALPSAILADPMPAVRALLGAALILAAWEGAARGFELPRYILPPPTDVATYILRNYARLVSSGTYTLIESLVGFGIGALIGIACAVTVTMAPATRGIVLPTVMAINSVPVIAWSPLVLLWFGIGMASKIVMVAVAVSFTVFLSTVAGLDRVDPRQVALMRSFGASTFGVFWRLRVPTALPLTMAGLRISTVRAIIVAVVTEMLGAHGGLGWTIYQSTLTMDFISVWAAIFAASVISLAFFGIVSAIERKVVFWT from the coding sequence ATGACCGAGCGGGCCCGCGCCCCCGCCCGGCGTCTCGCCCTGCCGTCGGCGATCCTCGCCGACCCGATGCCGGCGGTCCGCGCGTTGCTCGGCGCGGCCCTGATCCTCGCCGCATGGGAGGGCGCCGCCCGCGGTTTCGAGCTGCCGCGCTACATCCTCCCGCCGCCGACCGACGTCGCCACCTACATCCTGCGCAACTACGCGCGCCTGGTGAGCTCCGGGACCTACACGCTGATCGAGTCGCTCGTCGGGTTCGGCATCGGCGCGCTCATCGGCATCGCCTGCGCCGTCACCGTGACGATGGCCCCCGCAACGCGCGGCATCGTCCTGCCGACGGTCATGGCGATCAACTCCGTGCCGGTCATCGCCTGGTCGCCCCTCGTGCTCCTGTGGTTCGGCATCGGCATGGCCTCGAAGATCGTCATGGTCGCCGTCGCCGTCTCCTTCACCGTCTTCCTGTCGACGGTCGCGGGGCTCGACCGGGTCGATCCCCGGCAGGTGGCGCTGATGCGCTCCTTCGGTGCCTCCACCTTCGGCGTCTTCTGGCGCCTCCGGGTTCCGACGGCGCTGCCGCTCACGATGGCGGGACTGCGCATCTCCACCGTCCGCGCCATAATCGTCGCCGTCGTCACCGAGATGCTCGGCGCCCATGGCGGCCTCGGCTGGACGATCTACCAGTCGACCCTCACCATGGACTTCATCAGCGTGTGGGCGGCGATCTTCGCGGCGTCGGTGATCAGCCTCGCCTTCTTCGGCATCGTCAGCGCCATCGAACGCAAGGTCGTGTTCTGGACCTGA
- the dctP gene encoding TRAP transporter substrate-binding protein DctP — translation MFRPLRAWRLFVAGTMLAASTQLAAAQEYTWRIQSNLNAGDPGQVALEDGFANLVTEMSGGRMAFEIYPVGALYPVSDGLEAVGAGVTEMALLTGSYFVGKIGPIATLETGVPGSLRTPMERYNFFYRRGFIDLCREAFAPFGVYYLGPQFSSEWDIMSKKPITSREDFNGLKIRAYGIEAEMFQALGASPVFMGGGEIYTGLATGVIDAARWSSPAGLKNASFQEVAKYVVQPSFMPVPNNFFAVNQAAWDQLPDDLKAIMQEAAIRSSLEYIATAMDRDAAALEEMKAAGVEVSVIPQEEFEAMEGEARKFWQAYAEKDDLSKRGVEMLTQFLTDLGRMDKQD, via the coding sequence ATGTTCAGACCCTTGCGCGCCTGGCGTCTTTTCGTCGCCGGCACAATGCTCGCCGCAAGCACGCAGTTGGCCGCCGCACAGGAATACACGTGGCGGATCCAGTCGAACCTGAACGCCGGCGACCCCGGCCAGGTCGCGCTGGAGGACGGTTTCGCGAACCTCGTCACCGAGATGTCCGGTGGCCGCATGGCCTTCGAGATCTATCCGGTCGGCGCCCTCTACCCCGTTTCCGACGGCCTCGAGGCGGTCGGCGCGGGTGTCACCGAGATGGCGCTCCTCACCGGCAGCTACTTCGTCGGCAAGATCGGCCCCATCGCCACGCTCGAGACCGGCGTTCCCGGCTCGCTGCGCACGCCGATGGAGCGGTACAACTTCTTCTACCGCCGCGGCTTCATCGACCTCTGCCGCGAGGCCTTCGCCCCCTTCGGCGTCTACTATCTCGGGCCGCAGTTCTCGTCCGAGTGGGACATCATGTCCAAGAAGCCGATCACCTCGCGCGAGGACTTCAACGGGCTGAAGATCCGCGCCTACGGCATCGAGGCGGAGATGTTCCAGGCGCTCGGCGCCTCGCCGGTCTTCATGGGCGGCGGCGAGATCTACACCGGCCTTGCCACCGGCGTCATCGACGCGGCGCGCTGGTCGAGCCCGGCGGGCCTCAAGAACGCCTCCTTCCAGGAGGTCGCCAAGTACGTCGTGCAGCCGTCCTTCATGCCGGTGCCGAACAACTTCTTCGCGGTGAACCAGGCGGCCTGGGACCAGCTCCCGGACGACCTGAAGGCCATCATGCAGGAGGCCGCGATCCGCTCCTCGCTCGAATACATCGCCACCGCCATGGACCGCGACGCGGCCGCGCTGGAGGAGATGAAGGCCGCCGGCGTCGAGGTGTCGGTCATCCCGCAGGAGGAGTTCGAGGCGATGGAGGGCGAGGCCCGCAAGTTCTGGCAGGCCTATGCGGAGAAGGACGACCTCTCCAAGCGCGGCGTCGAGATGCTGACGCAGTTCCTCACCGACCTCGGCCGCATGGACAAGCAGGACTGA
- a CDS encoding amidase, with product MTDLSIAALGRRYRGGDLSPEAVAADCLDRIARHDGAVGAFVTVTPERALADARRAAQALARGDDRGPLHGVPYVLKDIIDTAGILTTCQSRSRAARIPARDAHVVARLTAAGAVLLGKTATWEFAYGGPSWDALGTPTRNPWNPERHAEGSSSGAAAAVAAGFASFAIGTDTGGSIRLPASACGVTGLKPTYGRVGRSGVAPCSAALDHVGPLALSAADAAAVLAAIAGPDGGDPDVADAPFAPVPPADLSAVTVGVPRGWFEREAPVSAVVRNAFEAALAVLRGAGARVVDVTLPPLRDYTDAKEVIALREIHDVYAAEVAADPDAYGASFRWRTMAGALVGDADLARARQRRRELDRDTAAAFAAVDVLATPTIEPAGRLEPTPHELLLTGMVMTTPFNVTGQPAVSVPCGFAPDGMPLGLQLAGRPFDEGSVLAIAAAYQERTGWHLRRPAL from the coding sequence ATGACCGACCTTTCCATCGCCGCCCTCGGTCGCCGCTACCGCGGCGGCGACCTGTCGCCCGAAGCCGTCGCCGCGGACTGCCTCGACCGCATCGCCCGGCACGACGGCGCCGTCGGCGCCTTCGTCACCGTCACCCCCGAGCGGGCGCTCGCCGACGCGCGGCGCGCGGCGCAGGCGCTCGCCCGCGGCGACGACCGCGGCCCGCTCCACGGCGTCCCCTACGTCCTGAAGGACATCATCGACACGGCCGGCATCCTCACAACCTGCCAGTCCCGCAGTCGCGCTGCCCGCATCCCGGCACGGGACGCCCACGTGGTGGCGCGCCTGACGGCGGCGGGGGCGGTCCTCCTCGGCAAGACGGCGACGTGGGAGTTCGCCTACGGCGGCCCGTCCTGGGACGCGCTCGGCACGCCCACCCGAAACCCATGGAACCCGGAGCGCCACGCCGAGGGCTCGTCCTCAGGCGCCGCCGCGGCGGTCGCGGCGGGGTTCGCGAGCTTCGCCATCGGCACCGACACCGGCGGCTCGATCCGCCTGCCGGCCTCCGCGTGCGGCGTCACGGGACTGAAGCCCACCTACGGACGGGTCGGCCGCTCCGGCGTCGCCCCCTGCAGCGCCGCGCTCGACCATGTCGGCCCATTGGCCCTTTCGGCCGCCGACGCCGCGGCCGTGCTCGCCGCCATCGCCGGGCCGGATGGTGGCGACCCCGACGTCGCGGACGCGCCCTTCGCACCGGTCCCGCCGGCCGACCTCTCCGCCGTCACCGTCGGCGTCCCTCGCGGCTGGTTCGAGCGGGAGGCGCCGGTCTCCGCCGTCGTCCGGAACGCCTTCGAGGCGGCGCTGGCGGTGCTGCGCGGGGCAGGCGCCCGCGTCGTCGACGTCACCCTCCCGCCGCTGCGCGACTATACCGACGCCAAGGAAGTGATCGCGCTGCGGGAGATCCACGACGTCTACGCCGCGGAGGTCGCGGCCGATCCAGATGCCTACGGCGCGAGCTTCCGCTGGCGCACCATGGCCGGCGCCCTCGTCGGCGACGCCGATCTGGCGAGGGCCCGCCAGCGCCGCCGCGAGCTCGACCGCGACACCGCCGCCGCCTTCGCCGCGGTCGATGTCCTCGCCACGCCGACGATCGAGCCCGCGGGCCGGCTCGAGCCGACCCCGCACGAGCTGCTCCTGACGGGCATGGTGATGACGACGCCGTTCAACGTGACGGGGCAGCCGGCGGTCTCCGTCCCCTGCGGCTTCGCGCCGGACGGGATGCCGCTCGGCCTTCAGCTCGCCGGACGCCCGTTCGACGAAGGGTCCGTCCTCGCCATCGCCGCCGCCTACCAGGAGCGGACCGGCTGGCACCTGCGCCGCCCCGCGCTCTGA
- a CDS encoding GntR family transcriptional regulator has translation MSDVEAADRQSDGHAGGRPGGDVNRTTLALDLYRELERAIIAGEIQPGERLDEQEIAQRFNVSRTPVREALRLLGASDLVELRGRQGVIVRKIGVSALIEMFQVMAELEALCACLAARRSSAKQTEALHDIQAQLVASAARSPADIEDFYAINQEFHEAIYDASRNAYLANETRQLRNRVAPFRRRVTALPARLEKTVVEHQAIIDAIVARDAETARVAMRDHVSLLGDDLIDLIASFD, from the coding sequence ATGTCCGACGTGGAAGCGGCCGATCGACAGAGCGACGGGCACGCCGGAGGACGGCCGGGCGGAGACGTGAACCGCACCACCCTGGCGCTGGACCTCTACCGGGAGCTGGAACGGGCGATCATCGCCGGCGAGATCCAGCCCGGTGAGCGGCTCGACGAGCAGGAGATCGCCCAGCGCTTCAACGTCTCGCGCACGCCGGTCCGCGAGGCGCTGCGGCTCCTTGGCGCCAGCGACCTCGTCGAGCTGCGCGGCCGGCAGGGCGTCATCGTGCGCAAGATCGGCGTCTCGGCGCTCATCGAGATGTTCCAGGTGATGGCCGAGCTTGAGGCGCTGTGCGCGTGCCTGGCGGCCCGTCGCTCCAGCGCGAAGCAGACCGAGGCGCTGCACGACATTCAGGCGCAGCTCGTCGCCAGCGCGGCCCGCTCGCCGGCCGACATCGAGGACTTCTACGCGATCAACCAGGAGTTCCACGAGGCGATCTACGATGCCTCGCGCAACGCCTACCTCGCCAACGAGACGCGCCAGCTCCGCAACCGGGTGGCGCCGTTCCGGCGGCGCGTGACCGCCCTCCCCGCGCGACTGGAAAAGACGGTCGTCGAGCACCAGGCGATCATCGACGCCATCGTCGCGCGTGACGCCGAGACGGCGCGGGTCGCGATGCGCGACCACGTGAGCCTCCTCGGCGACGACCTCATCGACCTGATCGCATCCTTCGACTGA
- a CDS encoding ABC transporter ATP-binding protein — MMIATAWRSGAPVAEPVRATAAPSAAAGGAAAAATTGDEQPIIELTSASKTFGETVAIDGLSLTIRPGELVTVVGPSGCGKSTLFNILAGLEEPDAGSALRFEGRSCHAAELLGRVAFMPQRDLLLPWRNVIDNAILALEIEGQNKKKARAEALKMLPEFGLSGFETKYPNQLSGGMRQRVALMRTFMFKRDLMLLDEPFGALDALTRTMMQRWLLDIWQKHRRTVLFITHDVDEALFLGDRVLVMTARPGRVKLEQPVTLERPRLPDVVTSAEFVRLKKVLLDAIEEESMKSFQAA; from the coding sequence ATGATGATCGCAACCGCATGGCGCTCCGGCGCACCCGTCGCTGAGCCCGTCCGCGCCACGGCGGCCCCGTCCGCTGCCGCGGGAGGTGCCGCGGCCGCCGCGACGACGGGCGACGAGCAGCCGATCATCGAGCTTACCAGCGCCTCCAAGACGTTCGGCGAGACCGTCGCCATCGACGGCCTCTCCCTCACGATCCGCCCGGGCGAGCTCGTCACGGTCGTCGGCCCCTCCGGCTGCGGCAAGAGCACGCTCTTCAACATCCTTGCCGGCCTCGAGGAGCCGGATGCCGGCTCGGCGCTGCGCTTCGAGGGCCGCTCATGCCACGCCGCCGAGCTCCTCGGGCGGGTCGCCTTCATGCCCCAGCGCGACCTCCTGCTGCCCTGGCGCAATGTCATCGACAACGCCATCCTCGCGCTCGAGATCGAGGGTCAGAACAAGAAGAAGGCACGCGCCGAGGCGTTGAAGATGCTGCCCGAATTCGGCCTCTCCGGGTTCGAGACGAAGTATCCCAACCAGCTCTCCGGCGGCATGCGCCAGCGCGTCGCCCTGATGCGCACCTTCATGTTCAAGCGTGACCTGATGCTCCTCGACGAGCCGTTCGGCGCCCTCGACGCCCTGACCCGCACCATGATGCAGCGCTGGCTCCTCGACATCTGGCAGAAGCACCGCCGCACCGTGCTCTTCATCACCCACGACGTCGACGAGGCGCTCTTCCTCGGCGACCGCGTGCTCGTCATGACCGCGCGCCCCGGCCGCGTGAAGCTCGAGCAGCCGGTCACCCTCGAGCGCCCGCGCCTGCCCGACGTCGTCACCTCGGCCGAATTCGTCCGGCTCAAGAAGGTCCTCCTCGACGCCATCGAGGAGGAGAGCATGAAGTCCTTCCAGGCCGCCTGA